The DNA window aaaacaaaataaaataaaacaaagaaagccaCCCAAAAGGGATGATAAATGCTTatagttttttcaataaaaaaattttttttcaatacaaAAATGTTTCAATTCCAAATCTGGTAAAGGCAGAATGATATCCTTCTATTATAGCTTCCATTTCAAGCTATTTGTGAAATCACTGGTAaaatacttgagaaaaaaaatggatagcaaagaaacaagaaaaagcagaACTTAGATGCATTCTGCTGACCTCTCCAGGACCTTCAAACGCTCTACAAAGAAAGCCAATTGCTTAAAATACCTCCAATCCTAGGCGAATAGCTGCTTCTGTAAAGCTTCGTCTTTCTTTCTCGAAattcttcttttgctctttaaATAGGGACCATTCTTCTTTGAGGCGTTCCTTTTCTTCCAACAGGTAACAGTCTCGTAGCAGTGAAGTGGTGTCATCATCACACGCAGTAGCAAGCTGCtgctattaaattttaaaacatagtaaGTTCCAGAGTGTCCCTGCAACACTCCAGCAAGTTGAAATGAACGCAAGGGAAAAGCAGGTCAAACTttaggggaaggagagaaatgataAAGAATCAGAAAGTCAACTGAAATGAGGAGTCTCATTTCCCAAATGCTTCTAACTGGCAAAGCCCCTACTAAGGAGTGCTACGTGGTCTATCTCCGGGCAAGCACAGAACTTAGTTTAGACTGAAAAATGTCAAATGCTACAGATCTTATAAAGTAAAGGAGTAAAAATATAGTAAGATTAAGTAAAATTCTGACCCTTCACAGGGGAGAACAGTTTTAAAAGGTGCCTTGCATTTACCTGTAAAAGTTGCTGCTGagttttaatcatttctttacaCTGTTGAATTTCTAACTCAAGTTTTTCAGTTTCTTGTTCATGGTCTTGTCGTGAGATTACATCTTCATCATTAAAACCTTCTACGTGTACctttgaaactaacacaaaaccAGTAATTTGACATAAACCTTACAATCATCATTTTAGTTTATGGTGTTTGGggacatatatttaaaaatcaaggctCTCAGAACTTTTCCCTTTCTGGAATCTTGCAGGTTTTCTAAAAGGTAGGTATTTCCTTTGCCCTTTAAAAATTCCATaagctataataaaataaaataaaatgtatattattttaacactaaaaaattttaaaaagcacaaagcaGCTCTAAGGAGTTCATGGCAACTATAAATTCATGCTATTTCTGGACTAAATGATCTCCTTACTTACAGAGCTCTACTGCCAACATTTAATCTGTAATTCATATTTATTCACGATTATGTCCTAATTAAAAATGTACAACCtatattcacagaaaaattaacattCATAACCTATGTTCTTTTGACACTTCCCCAAAGATCAGTGCAGTGCTACAAATCTTGCTGttattaaattcaacaaatatgaaGTCCAAAAATACTTGCTATTTACTAATAGACAATGatgactgaaatcaataaaatctcATGTAAAGTAATTTTGATACTATAATTTTGCTGACTGCTCTTTACTTTTGGAGACAGTTAGCACTGAGTATGTCATTTTTGACCatttagaataaattttctttaaatagactTCATTTACTTAGCAGGAATcttaattttcttgatttaaaaGCATGCGAatcttaacaaatataaaataaggatataTTCATCCACATATATCTATTTATACTATCTATAATGACAAGAAGTGGTATCTAAAATAATagactgttaagtgaaaaaagcacaGTGTAGGCAAAAAACATGTAATATTCAATTTGTGGTTTGTAtacacttaaaataaatattttgtgagcaCACAGAGAAAGGTCTAGAAAGGTATGCACCAAACTATTAGGTGTTACACATAGGGAACAGAGACCTGAATATTCTActttatatattgggttggccaaaaagttcgttcggtttaaaaagtaaaaataaaagacatttttcatttccaccaaGAACAATATATTCGTTAAccgaacgaactttctggccatcCCAATACCTCCTAATTGATACTTTGCATCGAAtgtctattattttgtttttttttaaagaattttctttttttttttaattagttatctattctatacatatcagtgtatacagtcaattccaatctcccaattcatcccaccaccatcgtccgtcccctgctttccccccttggtgtccatatgttcgttctctacatctgtgtctctatttctgccttgcaaaccagttcatctataccatttttctagattccacatatatgcgttaatagacaatatttgtttttctctttctgacttacttcactctgtatgacagtctctaggtccatccacatgtctacaagtgacccaagAACCTTACTGAACAATGTATTCAttaaccgaacgaactttttggccaacccaacactTCCTAATTGATACTTTGCAACAAGTgtctattattttgaaaataatttagaaatgaattattAGCAACCTAGGAATAGGCAAGTATCTAGGAATAATAAGCAAAAGGTTCATATTTATACTATATTATGATTAATATTTTCCTGATTTCCATGATACAGTAAGAGACTCAGTTCACTTTATTCAATTGTCTTCTGCACTCAGAGCCGACAGACATATGATGTCCTCTTTTCGGAGAGATTCACTCTGAGAGCAAAGCATTTTTTCTCAGCGAGGTTCAAACTGCATGTCTGGAAGTAGGCAGTCTTGCTTTTCAAACCACCAGACTGAGCTAAGGACTTCAGTCTGAGCCCGTAACTTGGCTTTCCAGGTGACTGACTGAAGTCAGCTTACTGAGTGTCACAGCTCAATCCACCTGTGTTCAGGCAGTACTTACCTTGGTTATCAAGTTTTTCTACATGACTTTTCAAAATTCTCCACTGTTTTCTGATGCTGTTGGTAAGCTGCTCTCTCACAGTTTCACAGGAAAGGTCCCACATACTCTCTCTACTCAGTTCCCCAGCATCTTCTTCAATATCAGAGATAACCTACCAGTGGCCAGAGATGAGAGGGAAAGACCAGAATCTTAAAATGGCTTTAGACACTCAGGCAGTAGTCGCCAGACTGATGGTCAGAGACACATATCAAAATCATTTCTGTGCTGTATCTGAAGCATAAATGACCCAGTCCTTAACATAAATGTCTTGAGAAAAAGCAATTAATACTGAAGATAGAAATTCCTCAACTCAGGTCTCTTCAAAGCTGAATTTGAAGCCCAATGTAGTCAGTGAGAAAAGTCATGGAACTGTGTGAGGAGGAGCAACCTGTCTCATGCTGTGTTAGGTGCTTTCACACGTTAATTAGTCCTCAAATCATGTTACcacgtggggaaactgaggcttagagaagcaGACTAACTTTCCTGATGTCACACAGCTCCAGTCTAACTGGCCTCCAATTTTTGGTTGCTTTGACAAATAAACCTGTGAAATAATCTCCAAAGTAAAAGCAACTGTTAAtcctatttttctcatatatttttgtttaataaaactggagatatttttctctgtattctaCCAAGACATTAAATCACAGGAAAATGTAGCAAACTTTACTGATATGATCAAATAAAGTCAAAGCAGGATAAAGAACATAGGGAAGCAATACTAAATGTATACAAGTCATAATAACCTGCATCTACATAAAATGGTCCTAATTTGTTATTAACATCCAGGATAGTAGATACATATACTTAACTAATTTGAACAATATAtcttgctggggaaaaaaaaaagaagaaaagagatgatgaaaagaaagaagggctGATTAGACTGTCCCCACACGTACTGATAGATGCAGCAGGAGTGAGGGAGTGACTGAGTCTGAAGAACTGTATCAATAGTCTGAGGTCAGCAATGGGTTGGTAGAGGTCTAGGTCTCCCAGGGGGCGTAGGTAGGGAAAACCCAGGGTGTGGCTCACTGTGACTCTGGTTCTTGCCAATCAACACTCTGGAGCTACCTGACAGTAATTCTTCCAAGGAGAATTCTCTGCTATACACCTTCTCTGCTATACATTTCAAGGCATACCAGAATACTACaaattcattattaaaattaactgcTGCACATTAATAATTGCCAGATTGAGTGAAACTctaaaaccacaaaaaaattaaaaattcatttaacttGAATTTTGGGTATGTATTTTGGCTAcaattaagcaaaataataaatgaaaatttggaTGCTACCTAGGCATTCCAAGGTTATGTCTTACTCTTCTTGCTATAATGGGCCAAAATCTTTCCTTACAAGTAAGGAATGGGTGAATTActtaaattttaagagaaaacgTATCGAGAAAAAaaggatcttttaaaaaagaggaaatacacTTAAGATATTATTGTTTCTCCAAACTTCAACATCTGAATTATGAGAAATTATACAGGATACTATCATCTGAAAAAGATCTCCTTGATTTACTACCTACTTTTGCTGACTAAAAGCTGGTAATGAGACATTAGTAAAGGCTGGGTCCAAAACTGAAGAAACCACAGGAGTTACAGAAACTATGCTAACTCTGGCAAGGTATTAGTGAGTGTTAAGAACTGACCCAAAGTGATAGACTTTGAGAGAAAAGGTTAGTTAACTGAATATAAGATGTCAAGCAGACTCCAAATTGGAGAGTCTAAAAAGAACActcaggttctttttttaaagaagaaaaaaaaaggcaagagatgAGCTTATCAGTTGGACTGATTTGTGAAACCACAAAATAATCCTCAAATATAGGTTAATAAAACATGTTTGGTGACTTACTGGTAATTACTACTTTTCATCAACAttgttattttcagattttagttACTAATGTGAACTTGCTTGAATacagaatttaaatttatatgtaaagaACTAAGTTTAAAAACCTTTTCACCattatgtgacttttttttctgacCTCTACATGTTATGCCCTCATCAAATGATTTCCCCAGGCTTTCTACCTCAAAAAACACCTACTAAGGGCCAATTCAAATGTGACTTCCTCTGTGATGCCTTTCTTGATTGccataattgttttattttacacaCTGTACCACCCTATTATAGCTGTTAATGTGTATAATAATTACTTCTCTATATGCCTGTCTCTCTCAAAAAAGGCTCTTGTGGGATGcaatggtctgaatgtttgtgttctctctaaattcttatgttgaaatcctaacctccaatgtgatggcattCGGAGGTGGGTGATCTtagggaagtgattaggtcatgagggtggagccctcataaatggggCCCCAGTGAgctctctcactttttcccacCATGTGAGGATGAAAGAAGTCAGCAATCCAACCAGGAAAAGGACCCTCACAgacaccaaccctgctggcatCCTGATTttagatttccagcctccagaattgcgagaaataaatttttgtttgtttataagccaaccagtctatggtactttgctttagcagcctgaactaaggcaaaggaaacagtcaaAATCTTCTCAGCTTTTTCTCTCCAGGGACTAGAACACATAATGAACATTCAATAAATTTATGGACTAAGTGATTCTTTGGTTCCCAAAGTTAATAAAAGTTTCACTCTCTGAAAAGTAGAGCCTGCTAAAGTTACTCAACATTTAAGCTACTTAAAGGATgtttggcacagtggttaaaagcatgaGCTCTGGAGTGAGAcagacttggattcaaatcctagttctGTCATGCGTGATACTGAGATAGcttttgtgcctcaatttcctcacctataaaatagggataatcatAGTACCCAAAGCATCAATTATTATAAGACTAAAATGAGACAATGCTTATAAAGTGCTTTTCATGGTGCTTGGCACAGATTAAGTCCCCAGAAAATCACCTCCATCATTTCCTAGGGCATGTCTGGAAACTTACAGGGACATTTTTTTGGTTGTCAGAGTGACTGGGGGTAGCGCAGCAGTGAGTGTCCTGCACAAGATATCAACAGTGTCCCCATTGAGAATACCTATCTACTGTTTTAATTGTTCTAATCAGCGATCTGAAGACTGTATTAGAGAGGAAAGAGCCACTTACAGTTCCTGTACTATCATCTGCTCTTTCTCTAGGTTTCTGCTtttggggagaaagaagagaaatcatttcctttttcatttgctGAAGAACCTTCTTAAGTTCAGCATTTTCCATTAGGATTTGTTTCTGACGATATTCATAATCATTCAAGAGAATTTTATACATTTCATCTTCGTTCCTGAGAAAGAAACTGTCAGTATGAAAATGCAGTATAGAAAGGGAAGTCTGATTAAACGTGTCAGTTTGATTCGTGCCTTACCTGGCTTCAGTTTTACCCGTCCTCCAGGAGCCTCTTTTTCCATCAGCTCTCCCCACGTAATTTAAAACTTCCATAGCTACAAACATGAACACACAGAACAAAACCAATTCTTACcatacatttttaagtgtttaaaacCCTAACGGTCTATATGCATTAGGGACGTAAGTCAACCTGGTATACAAATTAGGATTTAGGCTCAAACAGCCCAGATTTTAAGCTCCAGTTCCATCACTCATAAGCCTGAGatcttggcaagttacttaactgctaagcctgtttcttcatcaaTCGGGAATAATGAAAGTATCTATCAAAGAGTTGTGAAGagtgaaagaaatgttaaagtacttaacacagtaagcacttaataagcgttcatttaattatcattattaattttatcatcggggttggcaaactatggcctgtgggcagctgcctgattttgtaaataaagtttttttagaACATAGCCACACCATTTGTTCATCTCTTTTCTATAGCTACTTTTGCACTACAGTGGCAGAGTGACAAAAGACCACAGAACCCACAAAcctcaaaatatttactatttgggtcactacagaaaaagtctgccatGCCCTGTATCATGACCATGACCATCGTCATCATCAAAAGAGACAAGGCTCCTGACAGTATTAATGTCTCTTCTGCCCCACGTAGAGATGAAAGCAGTTGgcataagaaggaaaaaagatgagaataagttattataattttagaGCTGATAAAAATCATTACAGAACTGTCACTTCCAGTTGGGTCTGGACCAGGAAAAGAGCCAGACGACCATAATATGAGGGCTCTGCTATAgggttaaatatttaataaacttctCTAACAAAGTGTTGCATTTTATACTTCTAGCCTTTCATCCTGCTCTTTAATTTTGCTATTCCCTTTATGAATGAACACAAGGTTAACCAATCTTAAAAACCAATAAGTGTCCAAGTTTAAGATTTATAATCTCAGAATACTTAGATGTCTAACCTTGTCTTAACTGCTAATTATCAcaaatttttcaataattttaaaataaaatgttcaaataactGCAACAGCGCTGCCGTACAGAATGACAGTGACACAGTGAACACTGAACTGCTTGCTGGAAACAGGCTTAGCCCACCATGTGACAGCTTGAAACATCTGCTCATCAGCTGTTGTATGCAAGTCCAAGTTCAGAATAATGTATAATGTAGGTTAGATGACAGCCTATAGCCCACTGGGAAACCACTCTTCAATAAATCAACGCACATATTTCCTGTTCCCTGAATCTTGGCAGGCCAGCAAAACTTTATCTGTGTAGctctacttttgtgtgtgtgtagttctatttttttttttattgaattgcagttaatttacagtgttgtgctagatTCCACTGTACAGCTAAATGACTCAGttattacacatatatacattctttttttatattctttcccactatggtttatcccaggatattgaatatagttccctgtgctatacagtaggaccttgttgttaatccattttgtacgtaatagtttgcatctactaaccccaaactcccagtccacccctcttccttcctcccctcccccgtggcaaccataagtctgttctctatgtctgtgagtctgtttctgttttgtagataggttcatttgcaccatatttcagattccacatataagtgatatcatatggtgtttgtctttctccttctgacttacttcacttagtatgataatctctagttggattcatgttgctgcaaatggcattatttcgttcttttctatggctgagtagtgtagTTCTACTTTTTAATCTACACCATTTACTTGAAATTATGCACAAACTTGAATGAAATAAGTTGTAAATTAAGTTtcaaaagaataatagaaaaaagtaTACTTTAACAAACAAAACTTTCACAGTCAGCTGTACTTCAAAAATGCACAGCTAAACTAATTTAAAAGAACTCAAACTGACATGAATGACTGGGCCTGATGAACCATTTTATGAAGTTAACTCAAAAATCACACTTTTGGTACTCAGAAACTGATCctgatttttaatataatcaGTTCTTTGCTATGAAAGGTTAGAGTGTCCTCTGGCTTAGCTTTTCTCTGTGGATTAATCCTACATCtgtcatgttaaaaaaatatgtatgcaatTCTTATATGTAACTAATGGAGCAAAGcaaaattactatttttcaaCTAACCAGTTGTCTCAATTTCTAGTTTACATGGATATATACCATCTAAAATCAATTGTATAAAGCATGAAAAGGACACTTCATGAATTATTGAGCTCAATCCCTCTACATTTATTTCTTAGTGTAATACTAGCTTATTTATTCCCTTTGCTTTATCTTAGCCAGCTGCTCCTTACCTATTTTTTTATCCTTCTTGTTCATAACAAGTTGATGTAGACGTTCCTTTAGTTTATTATATTCACGCTCTTTTCTCTTCATATCATGATTATATTGAGTAGCTCGACTTGcaataatattttgtaatttctgcacctaaaaaaagcattttctatTAAGTGAGTCTCTTTAGGACTGGTAAACCCAGttaaaatttacaaattcaaTAGACAGAAGAAGTCCTAGAATTCAGCTCCTCATATAATAGTTCAAGAATTCTAGGATTATTCCTCCTTCTCTGTAACCACTGGaaatcattctttaaaatatcattaaatgaAGCACATaaagtttttatgttttaattatgaaatttcCAGAGCTGCTAACTCTCTAAATTATTGTCTACACCTTTCACCCTACATACAGATTCTGATCATTTAGAAACCACAAACTCTTATGGAAGTATTAATGTGATTAAAGCTTCATTTGAAGCAAGTAGATTTCATCTGATCATTTGTAATGACTTCCTTTTACTAATGACTTGAATCACTTTATCCTTTATCAATCTGTGACAAGGCCAATAAGTCATCACACGTGGCAGTAGATAAACAGGTTCATTTTTCTCTGATCAAAAACAGTTCTCAAATTAGAGTGAGACAAACAGCAGAGAGTTCAGACATTTGCTGAGTACatattatatgccaagcactacTGGTCAATGTTTATATCTGCTAAGACTTCTCAGGCAGCCCTGGAAAGGAAGTAAGTTCTATACTGACATTCTTTATCTCTGCTAGAGATGATCATGTTCAACTTAATCCTCACTGAGGAAGAATTATAGTCAAACCATTTCAAGTATAATCAACGGATTAAGTCAAAATTTTCTGTGAAATAACTCAAGGAAAAAAGTATAAGTAACCTTGTGGTTTAGTTAAGATACTTCTTACCCACTTACtaaatatactactaaataatcaaATATGGTAAAACAAATCTGTCTAAATCACTACAAGGTCCTTAAAGAAATAGCTCCCTTAAAAGTCTTTAATTATAGTGAAAGCAACATATACAACACTGAAAATGTTATGGTTTTATAGTTATCACATGATCAGAAATCAAACTGCAGAGCAATAAAAACATAATGATTTCTTCTTACATAAATTGAAagataatttcaaatgcattaacTCTATGGGTCCAAATACTAAGTCATCACTAAAGCAAAAATGAGATTAGAATTATGATGTCTTCAGcctaaaaatgagatttttaatctgaattgctttttttaaacagTAGCTTGAGTGTCCATTTAGTCAAGTAATTGCCTGACTGGATGAACAATGTTGACATTTAAGACAGTGCAAGAAGAGGCATTCCAGATATAAGTAAGTAAAGGTATAGCAGAGAATAAAAGATCTGCATTTAAAGCGCCCTTGTGTCTGACAAAAAGTTAACAGTGCATGTGAGTCCACGACAGATGGTATAGGACACTGGGATGTCACGAGCTCTGGACTAACCTACTAGGGCAAATGGATGCACTTGGGGgacagggtggtggggagggctcCTGGCCACTCAGTTAAATGCGATACAACACTATACACACAGTTCCTCCAGACCAATGTGACACAGGGTGAACAAATGGctctttcttgttttaaagtCAAGTGACCATTATGGTCACctcaaattccaaaaaaaaaaacccaaaaacattcACTTAAACTTTATCTGCAATAACTGACAACTCACctcatctttctcatttttcagtaGCTGATGCAAATTCCTGTTCTTGCATTGTAACTGTCTGTCTCTTTCCTGAAGACCAATCATTTCTCTCCTGGAGGTTTCCAGTTGTTCCTAAAACATTCATATGCAATTTTGACTAAAATTAACATAGGATTCAGAGCAACTGAATCCTTAAAAGATTAGTAAAAACAAGTTACATAAACTAGGGTTTGTTACCTAAAATTGAAGTTTAGCAGCacacaaaatgtttatttaaaacaattactaTAAAGCTTGATACTATAGTGTTACAAAATTTACCTAAATTTgaatatcaaattttatttaatttaaataccaatttttaatgtatatacaaAAGACCTTCAAAGTGGATCCCTTGAAAGACTCTTCACCTATTCCAGTGATGTTGCCActgaacattttcataatttcttttcaaTACTTTTTAACACTTCTACAGCACACTCTGAGAAAGAGCCAAAAATGATTTGGAGCTAAGTATGAAGAAGACAGGTGACCAAGCAAAGTAGAACACTTCAGGTCAAAAAGGGTGGGACTACAGCATGACACCAGTTCTGCCTTGTAAGCAGTAAACTCTCTCAAGATTTTTCCTAGAGGGCATAGATGCCCTCAAGAATATTCTTGAAATTTACTGATGCAATCTCTCACAGTAAGACTATTTTAAGTTAAGCATCTACTTTATTAAGCAAGACTGGATAGGGTGGGagaaaccttattttattttcctcagatATAAGTATTTCCTAATCTAACTTTCTACAGTTTCAGCAAGACACTAAACAGTTCATCAAATCATCACCTTCGATATAGATAGTATTAGGAAGCAGCACAACTGATTTGTACAACTTACATTCAGTTTTactttccagtttaaaaaaatcctaaaacttaaaaaaaaaaaaccctaaaatttgtTTGCTAAATAAATCCAATGAAAATTTATAGTTTCAAACTACATAACAATGGCATTGAAATACAGATTGAGATGTAATTTCTACCTTAAGTTTTGCATAGCAGTTCTGCAGATGGTCCATATCGCTTCCCAGTTTCAGATTCTGTGTTTCCACATTTTCCTGAGCTAGAAGGTTCTTCCGCTGAAGTACAAGTAGCTCATTCATACAATTTAAAACAGCAACTATAtttaattctctctttgtctctttacCTTTGGATTCTTCATATAATGAAGGAAAACCGAAAGTAGTCAATTCCTagtaggagaaaatgttttcctaaaaGTTGGTTACCGGACaacttaataaataaacaaaagacagaaatcttttctgagaaagaaaactatCCTGAGATAGTTAAGAAAGTAGCACCTATGCCAAAGGACAAAGAATTAAGAGAACTGGGCTCTTTTAGCCTCTGCTCTACAATCACCTGTGATCTGGAGAAGGCACTTAGGTTTCTGCATCAGTAAAATAAGGGTAAGACTCCCCGTGGAGGAGCCCCTGGGGTGATGGGGGATCCAACCTGCTCCAGACAAAAACGTTTACCTCGAGAGTCTAGACTAGACGGTCACCAAGGTTCTCTGCAAGTCTAATATAAGTCCCGGGCCAATATGTAACATACTTGTGCTTGACAAGTTTTTCTCATACCTTTGATATGTTCTATTATATAACatgatttatgttatttattgcttcttacaaaaacaaaacatgttacCTGATCAAGATATGAAATACTCTGTTCAATATTCTCTTCTGTGCAGAAGGCACTAAAAAAACTGTGCACATTTTTTGATAAAGGTATTGAAGAGCATAGCACTTGCTGTGAGTATAAACTTGATGGAGACATCTTTGTTTCTGAGGTATATTGAGAGATGTATTTGCTTTCTGAAAGAATCAGTAAAAGgcatttatgtaaataatttgtaaaaatgcatGCAAAGCTAACAACATAATCTCCATTACCAAAGATTCtgaattatagaaatatttttaagttttttcaaaTTAGGACAAAGCTGGTTTTTGTATGAaaactatataattttttccaaaaagataCAACTAATAAAGTGGTGCTCTTAGAAAAGGCATGTTAAGCTACAATATACTATCTTAATTTACAATACTTTAGATTTATACAACTAATAGATAAAACCCACTTGTCTATGCACCCAAAGTTTATGTGATTAAAGGAATAAATCAGAGAAAGGTACTGAAGTAGCCAATGAATTTATTTCAAATGCAGAAAAGTCTCCTCGTCAAGTAATCAACTATTCAGCCAAAGCACTTAACCCCACTGATTACGCACAATACTTAGCTCTCCCTGATAATTTTACTGaagatgaaaattatatattttacaactaTTTATGTCTCTCTGTAGTTACATCTTCAATATTTTTGGTAATTACAGTGTCATTGAAAATTAACCTTTATAATTACTGCTTTTGCTTACAACTATTCTAAACTCAGTTACCTGAAGACAGACCTGGATCTGTAACAGTCATCCAATCTCCCATAGCAATCGCCAGAGCCAGGATACCTGAGGAACCAGTTCAGCAGTGAAACTTTCAGCCCAGCTGCTGTCA is part of the Balaenoptera musculus isolate JJ_BM4_2016_0621 chromosome 1, mBalMus1.pri.v3, whole genome shotgun sequence genome and encodes:
- the LOC118905225 gene encoding afadin- and alpha-actinin-binding protein isoform X2; this translates as MGDWMTVTDPGLSSESKYISQYTSETKMSPSSLYSQQVLCSSIPLSKNVHSFFSAFCTEENIEQSISYLDQELTTFGFPSLYEESKGKETKRELNIVAVLNCMNELLVLQRKNLLAQENVETQNLKLGSDMDHLQNCYAKLKEQLETSRREMIGLQERDRQLQCKNRNLHQLLKNEKDEVQKLQNIIASRATQYNHDMKRKEREYNKLKERLHQLVMNKKDKKIAMEVLNYVGRADGKRGSWRTGKTEASFFLRNEDEMYKILLNDYEYRQKQILMENAELKKVLQQMKKEMISLLSPQKQKPRERADDSTGTVISDIEEDAGELSRESMWDLSCETVREQLTNSIRKQWRILKSHVEKLDNQVSKVHVEGFNDEDVISRQDHEQETEKLELEIQQCKEMIKTQQQLLQQLATACDDDTTSLLRDCYLLEEKERLKEEWSLFKEQKKNFEKERRSFTEAAIRLGLERKAFEEERASWLKQQFLNMTTFDHQNSENVKLLSAFSGSSDRDNPTVHSRPRQKKPHGAPSGSPVCMSKLTKSLPASPSTSDFCQTRSCVSEHSSISVLNTTPEESKPNQVGRECTNQKWSVASRPDSQEGGYSGRSSTYANSHVEKDDLP